The Antarcticibacterium sp. 1MA-6-2 genome has a window encoding:
- a CDS encoding efflux RND transporter periplasmic adaptor subunit yields MNTKYKNIVKIGGVLILGFLIGWLIFGGNNAARLVESEHAHTEAEENQIWTCSMHPQIRQNGPGDCPICGMELIPAVNAGAETDNPATFQMSENAMKLANVSTMQVGKSAAARTLRLNGKVELNETNTVTQSSHIPGRIESLKVNFTGEQVRRGQTLATVYSPELVTAQEELLQAARIRESQPELFEAAKEKLRNWRIGENQINQILNSGRPLERFPVTADVSGVVTEKLVNLGDYVQRGMPIYQIADLSEVWVLFDLYEGQVGWVEEGSKVEFTVRALPGETFEGEITFVDPLLNSQSRVARARVEVDNSEGKLKPEMFVSGTVQTALGEANSNELVVPKSAVLWTGTRSVVYVKENLGNNVGFTLREIVLGA; encoded by the coding sequence ATGAACACAAAGTATAAGAATATAGTGAAAATTGGAGGAGTCCTCATTCTCGGATTTCTCATAGGCTGGCTGATCTTCGGGGGCAATAACGCAGCCAGGTTAGTTGAAAGTGAGCATGCGCATACAGAAGCTGAGGAAAATCAGATCTGGACTTGCTCAATGCACCCACAAATAAGACAAAATGGTCCAGGAGACTGTCCCATTTGTGGTATGGAGCTGATTCCTGCTGTGAATGCAGGGGCGGAAACGGATAATCCCGCTACTTTCCAGATGAGTGAGAATGCGATGAAGCTGGCCAATGTAAGTACTATGCAGGTGGGCAAAAGTGCAGCTGCAAGAACGCTTCGTTTGAATGGGAAAGTAGAACTGAATGAGACTAATACGGTTACGCAGTCCAGCCACATTCCAGGACGGATTGAAAGCCTGAAGGTAAATTTTACGGGGGAGCAGGTTCGACGAGGTCAAACCCTTGCCACCGTCTATTCGCCAGAACTTGTAACGGCGCAGGAGGAACTCCTCCAGGCGGCAAGGATTCGGGAAAGCCAACCAGAGTTATTTGAGGCTGCCAAGGAAAAACTTCGTAACTGGAGGATCGGAGAAAATCAGATCAACCAGATACTGAACAGTGGAAGACCTCTTGAGCGTTTCCCCGTAACGGCAGATGTAAGTGGAGTTGTAACAGAAAAGTTGGTCAATCTGGGGGATTATGTGCAACGCGGAATGCCTATATACCAAATCGCAGACCTTTCGGAAGTCTGGGTGCTATTTGACCTTTACGAGGGACAGGTAGGCTGGGTAGAAGAAGGCAGCAAGGTGGAATTCACTGTAAGAGCTCTTCCCGGTGAAACTTTTGAAGGGGAGATCACTTTTGTGGATCCCTTATTGAATTCCCAGTCTCGGGTTGCCAGGGCCAGAGTGGAAGTAGATAATAGCGAAGGTAAATTGAAACCTGAAATGTTTGTGTCGGGAACGGTACAGACAGCTCTTGGGGAAGCCAATTCTAATGAGTTAGTGGTTCCTAAATCTGCAGTTCTATGGACCGGGACCCGCTCGGTAGTGTATGTCAAGGAAAACCTCGGCAACAATGTGGGCTTTACCCTTAGGGAAATAGTCCTGGGGGCTTAA
- a CDS encoding heme-binding domain-containing protein, with the protein MKFLKIIGLILLVVFVGIQFIPTNRNTSDYIPQSDFTEVFEVPENINTILQTSCYDCHSNNTNYPWYNKIQPLTWYLNDHIEKGKEELNFSEFGEYSSRRQSSKLRSISSQVEDGEMPLSSYTLVHWDAKLSAKEKEVFIAWMDSLAMELR; encoded by the coding sequence ATGAAGTTCCTAAAGATCATTGGCTTGATTTTATTGGTTGTGTTTGTGGGAATACAATTTATTCCCACAAACCGCAATACGAGTGATTATATACCCCAATCCGATTTCACTGAGGTTTTTGAAGTGCCGGAAAACATTAATACAATCCTGCAAACCTCCTGCTATGACTGCCATAGCAATAACACCAATTATCCCTGGTATAATAAGATCCAGCCATTGACCTGGTATTTGAACGATCATATTGAAAAAGGCAAGGAAGAATTGAATTTTAGTGAGTTCGGGGAATATTCTTCCCGGCGGCAAAGCAGCAAACTGCGCTCTATAAGCAGCCAGGTGGAAGATGGGGAAATGCCACTTTCTTCCTATACCCTGGTGCATTGGGATGCGAAACTTTCGGCTAAAGAAAAGGAAGTATTCATTGCCTGGATGGATTCTTTGGCCATGGAATTAAGGTGA
- a CDS encoding DUF3347 domain-containing protein, with protein sequence MEAGEEIVVNGTFTVDAAAQLAGKPSMMNPEMEKIDDADIIQIEIPEKAKSEFKPIVAGYLDLKETLVADNFSAAKENASELEEIMEAVNTSVLSQDALVVWESYREALENTIEDLSTAGNISEIRNGFVGFSETMIGLVKTFQLVNEGLYVLHCPMANSDQGADWLSASPEVQNPYYGAAMLRCGEVTETIN encoded by the coding sequence TTGGAAGCGGGAGAGGAAATTGTGGTCAATGGTACTTTTACCGTAGATGCGGCCGCACAATTGGCAGGCAAACCCAGTATGATGAATCCTGAAATGGAGAAAATTGACGATGCAGACATCATTCAGATTGAAATTCCAGAAAAAGCCAAATCTGAATTCAAACCGATTGTAGCAGGATATTTAGACTTGAAAGAGACTTTGGTCGCAGACAATTTTTCAGCAGCAAAAGAAAATGCCTCGGAACTGGAAGAAATTATGGAAGCTGTAAATACTTCAGTATTAAGCCAGGATGCCCTGGTTGTTTGGGAAAGTTACAGGGAGGCATTGGAAAACACCATTGAAGATTTGTCAACGGCAGGAAATATTAGTGAGATACGTAACGGATTTGTCGGCTTTTCAGAAACGATGATAGGATTGGTGAAAACCTTTCAACTCGTCAATGAAGGGTTGTATGTACTCCACTGCCCTATGGCAAACAGTGACCAAGGCGCAGATTGGTTAAGTGCTTCTCCTGAAGTACAAAATCCCTATTACGGTGCGGCAATGTTGAGATGTGGAGAAGTTACTGAAACAATTAATTAA
- a CDS encoding DUF3347 domain-containing protein, with protein MTSENKNSQTGRIVNDYLKLKDALVADNTQDAANA; from the coding sequence ATGACTAGTGAAAACAAGAATTCGCAAACCGGGCGGATCGTTAATGACTATTTAAAATTAAAAGATGCGCTTGTAGCCGATAATACACAAGATGCAGCAAATGCTTAG
- a CDS encoding DUF2911 domain-containing protein → MKITKSIFYILFALFTIKGMQAQHENHQQEKSITNKKVLSPHTSAMAIINGAHIHIDYSSPRVRDRIIFGGLVGYNTVWQAGAHKATWIETSKDLVIGDETLPAGKYGFFVIPGKENWTVMFNSRWDQHGKDEYDENENVLSVDVIPEELAETQEALEYEIRKENEDQGTISLSWENTKISIPFQVLTD, encoded by the coding sequence ATGAAAATCACAAAATCCATTTTTTACATACTGTTTGCATTGTTTACCATAAAGGGAATGCAAGCCCAACATGAAAACCATCAACAGGAAAAAAGTATCACCAACAAGAAAGTTTTAAGTCCGCACACCAGTGCTATGGCCATCATTAATGGTGCACATATCCATATCGATTATTCTTCACCGAGGGTACGGGACAGGATAATCTTTGGGGGACTGGTTGGCTATAATACGGTTTGGCAGGCGGGGGCTCACAAAGCCACCTGGATAGAAACCAGTAAAGATTTGGTTATTGGTGATGAAACATTGCCCGCCGGAAAGTACGGTTTTTTTGTAATCCCCGGAAAAGAAAATTGGACAGTAATGTTCAATTCCCGATGGGACCAGCACGGAAAAGACGAATATGATGAAAATGAGAACGTACTTAGCGTCGATGTAATACCTGAAGAATTGGCGGAAACACAGGAAGCACTAGAGTATGAGATAAGAAAAGAAAATGAGGATCAAGGAACTATATCTTTATCCTGGGAAAATACGAAAATTTCTATTCCATTCCAGGTTTTAACTGATTAA
- a CDS encoding DUF6503 family protein, whose protein sequence is MVTRISDGINSVHYFVQVPYVLNSPAAIKKLSGEDEVEGEPYYEIEVSFRKEGGGTDHHDKFVYWIHKENFTVDYLAYQFFTNNGGIRFRKAVNPRVIEGIRFVDYQNYETDELSTPLNELDSLYEEGALKFFSKINTENIDVSINNN, encoded by the coding sequence ATGGTTACCAGGATAAGTGATGGGATAAATTCTGTTCACTACTTTGTGCAGGTACCTTATGTACTCAATTCCCCGGCCGCGATTAAAAAACTGTCAGGAGAGGATGAAGTTGAAGGCGAACCCTACTATGAAATTGAAGTGAGTTTTCGAAAAGAAGGCGGCGGGACAGATCACCATGATAAATTTGTGTATTGGATCCACAAAGAAAATTTCACTGTTGATTATCTGGCGTATCAGTTTTTCACCAACAATGGCGGGATAAGATTTAGGAAAGCGGTGAATCCAAGGGTCATAGAAGGTATCCGGTTTGTAGACTACCAAAACTATGAAACCGATGAGCTTTCCACCCCGTTAAATGAGCTGGACTCCCTTTATGAGGAAGGAGCCCTAAAATTTTTCTCAAAGATCAATACTGAAAATATTGATGTATCAATAAATAACAATTAA
- a CDS encoding PepSY domain-containing protein — protein sequence MVKRKTALKLRKAHRYLGLFIGIQFIMWTVSGMYFSWTDIDEIHGDHFRKHHVEQVSFSSLIAPSELPGGVKSLQLKEIAGKPFYLVNDEKLIDAQTGEEKLGITEGEALEIAEKYMREDLGIAGIEMIEETGGHHEYRGGSLPAYVISYETAGNIKAYVSVSDGSFQTVRHRDWRWFDFLWMTHTMDYEGRDDFNNLVLRIFSLLGLITVLSGFVLWYISSPSVRKMLKKF from the coding sequence TTGGTCAAAAGAAAAACAGCATTAAAATTAAGGAAAGCCCATCGTTATTTGGGGCTTTTCATTGGGATCCAATTTATTATGTGGACGGTAAGCGGCATGTATTTTAGCTGGACAGATATTGACGAGATCCACGGCGACCACTTCAGGAAACATCATGTGGAACAGGTATCCTTCAGTAGTTTAATAGCTCCTTCAGAATTGCCGGGTGGTGTAAAATCCCTTCAGCTTAAGGAAATAGCTGGTAAACCTTTTTATCTGGTAAACGATGAAAAACTGATAGATGCTCAAACCGGGGAGGAAAAACTCGGAATAACTGAAGGAGAGGCTCTCGAAATTGCAGAAAAATATATGCGGGAAGATCTTGGAATAGCTGGAATCGAAATGATTGAAGAAACGGGAGGTCATCATGAATACCGTGGCGGGTCGTTACCTGCTTATGTGATTTCTTACGAAACCGCGGGAAATATTAAAGCTTATGTTTCAGTCTCCGATGGTTCATTTCAAACTGTAAGACACCGGGATTGGCGCTGGTTTGATTTCTTGTGGATGACCCACACTATGGATTACGAAGGTAGAGATGATTTTAATAATCTTGTGCTGCGTATCTTTTCCCTGTTGGGACTTATAACGGTGCTGAGTGGCTTTGTACTATGGTACATCTCCTCTCCTTCGGTTAGAAAAATGCTCAAAAAATTTTAA
- a CDS encoding AraC family transcriptional regulator, which yields MEEKVLYIKNVVCQRCKSSVREILEGLKIPYQEVSLGQAVLVKPLTAAEMSAIQKEFLRVGFEILFDKNERLVNKIKSIIIARIYKEENYGSGKLSKVLSEYLYYDYSHLTRLFTTIEGKTIQEFQNQVKIERIKELLEYNELNISEIARETGYSSATYLSTQFRKVT from the coding sequence ATGGAAGAAAAAGTACTTTATATAAAAAACGTGGTTTGTCAGCGGTGCAAAAGCAGCGTCAGGGAAATATTGGAAGGATTAAAAATTCCCTATCAGGAAGTTTCATTGGGGCAAGCGGTACTGGTAAAGCCCTTGACTGCTGCAGAAATGTCTGCCATTCAGAAAGAATTCTTGAGGGTAGGTTTTGAGATACTTTTCGATAAAAATGAGCGGCTTGTGAACAAGATAAAATCAATTATTATAGCACGTATTTATAAAGAGGAAAACTATGGCAGCGGAAAATTATCAAAGGTTTTAAGTGAATATCTCTATTACGACTACAGTCATCTCACCAGGCTCTTTACAACAATAGAAGGTAAGACAATACAGGAATTTCAGAACCAGGTCAAAATTGAACGTATAAAGGAGTTACTTGAATATAATGAGTTGAACATCTCAGAGATTGCCAGGGAAACAGGATACAGCAGTGCGACTTACCTCTCCACCCAGTTTAGAAAAGTAACCTAG
- a CDS encoding DUF6503 family protein — MGVPNMKNFCHKNIVLTAILVSVLSLSCGTSEKKSEAEKIIEKSIEVSGGKNYENAEIGFTFRNRRYKSKRNGDMFRLERVVKDSTTK; from the coding sequence ATGGGAGTACCTAACATGAAAAACTTTTGTCACAAAAACATAGTCCTAACTGCTATACTGGTTTCAGTGTTATCGCTGTCTTGTGGAACTTCCGAAAAGAAATCAGAAGCTGAGAAAATTATAGAAAAAAGTATAGAGGTCTCGGGAGGAAAAAATTATGAAAATGCGGAGATTGGATTTACTTTTAGGAACAGGAGATATAAGAGCAAACGCAATGGGGACATGTTCCGGTTGGAACGCGTTGTAAAGGATTCCACCACTAAGTAA
- a CDS encoding TolC family protein produces the protein MMNIYIKYKLLFLLAGFLSLPITAQEDLEDYLQLAASNNPGVQAAYAQFEAALQKSPQVSSLPDPTLTVSAFGRMMESSMGAEEAVFSLMQMFPWFGTLEARGNVANLMAEAQFQNYLDVRNKLFFEVKSAYAQLYEVEKTIELQEENLEILDSYKDLSLSRFSSGGGQMVDVVRIDIQKEGALTAIEVLRDQLEPLEADFNLMLNRSPELPVQIADTLVFNWNESQLDPVLKDHPAVQQFESQKRAYEAQQELARKEGMPMLGLGLDYTIMSKTPMGMPEMNGDDAFMPMLSVSLPIFRKKYKAIRKEAEFMTTAMEQEGQRQQNELRSQYELSLFELKKAETLIDLYNRQIESSEQARSLLISAYSTATGNFDEVLRMNQDIIMLKTQRLNAIRSGVTAQARMDYLSSKTE, from the coding sequence ATGATGAATATATATATCAAATATAAACTGCTCTTTCTGTTGGCTGGCTTCTTAAGTCTTCCTATAACAGCTCAGGAAGATTTGGAGGATTATCTCCAGCTGGCAGCATCAAACAATCCTGGGGTACAGGCAGCTTATGCCCAATTTGAGGCTGCCCTTCAAAAGTCGCCTCAGGTTTCCAGTCTGCCCGACCCAACGCTTACCGTCAGTGCCTTTGGGCGGATGATGGAAAGTAGTATGGGAGCAGAGGAAGCCGTATTCAGTTTGATGCAGATGTTTCCCTGGTTTGGCACCCTGGAAGCCAGGGGGAACGTTGCCAACCTAATGGCCGAGGCTCAGTTTCAGAATTATCTGGATGTGCGCAACAAGTTGTTTTTTGAGGTTAAATCAGCCTACGCTCAGCTGTACGAAGTGGAGAAAACCATAGAGTTACAGGAGGAAAATCTGGAGATCCTGGATTCATACAAGGATCTTTCATTGAGCAGGTTCAGCAGCGGAGGCGGACAGATGGTAGACGTGGTGAGAATAGATATTCAGAAGGAGGGGGCTCTCACCGCCATTGAAGTTTTAAGGGATCAGTTGGAACCTTTAGAAGCCGATTTTAATCTTATGCTCAACCGGAGCCCGGAGCTGCCTGTTCAGATTGCTGATACCCTTGTTTTTAACTGGAATGAGAGCCAGCTGGATCCAGTACTGAAGGATCACCCGGCTGTACAGCAGTTTGAGAGTCAGAAAAGAGCTTATGAAGCACAACAGGAGCTGGCAAGAAAAGAAGGGATGCCGATGCTTGGCTTAGGCCTGGATTATACCATTATGTCAAAGACACCTATGGGAATGCCTGAAATGAACGGGGATGATGCTTTTATGCCGATGTTGTCTGTGAGTCTGCCCATCTTCCGGAAAAAGTACAAAGCCATAAGGAAAGAGGCTGAATTTATGACCACGGCCATGGAACAGGAAGGTCAGCGGCAACAGAATGAACTGCGGTCACAGTATGAGCTTTCTCTTTTCGAACTAAAAAAAGCTGAGACCTTAATAGATCTATACAACAGGCAAATTGAGAGTTCAGAACAGGCAAGAAGCCTTTTGATTTCCGCTTACAGTACCGCGACCGGGAATTTTGATGAAGTACTTAGAATGAATCAAGATATAATAATGCTCAAGACCCAGCGCCTAAATGCAATAAGAAGCGGGGTGACGGCACAAGCACGAATGGATTATTTATCCTCTAAAACAGAATAA
- a CDS encoding DUF3347 domain-containing protein, with protein MLSESLVAAFEEFDMSEYEGGQQKELTEIIEDAKEHAEHITMSDIAHQREHFDILSVDLVDMLEITGSPKTLYQQFCPMYNSNKGAIWLSASEEIKNPYFGQKMLTCGEVQKEI; from the coding sequence ATGCTTAGTGAAAGCCTTGTAGCAGCTTTTGAAGAGTTTGACATGAGTGAATATGAGGGAGGGCAGCAAAAAGAGTTGACGGAAATAATAGAGGATGCCAAAGAACATGCTGAACATATTACCATGAGCGATATAGCTCATCAACGGGAACACTTTGATATCCTTAGCGTTGATCTTGTAGATATGTTGGAAATCACCGGAAGCCCCAAAACCCTTTACCAACAGTTTTGTCCTATGTACAACTCCAACAAAGGTGCAATATGGTTGAGTGCCAGTGAAGAAATAAAAAACCCTTATTTTGGACAAAAAATGCTTACCTGTGGAGAGGTCCAGAAAGAAATTTAG